A genomic window from Nomascus leucogenys isolate Asia chromosome 10, Asia_NLE_v1, whole genome shotgun sequence includes:
- the ZNF682 gene encoding zinc finger protein 682 isoform X2 yields MLENYRNLVSLGLTVSKPELISCLEQRQEPWNVKRHETIAKPPAISSHYPEDFLPEQGMKDSFQKVILRRYGSCGLEDLHLRKGGENVGEYKDQEKSYNGLNQCLSTLPSKIFPYNKCVKAFSKSSNLNRQNIRHTTEKLFKCIQCGKVFKSHSGLSYHKIIHTEEKLCMCEECGKTFKWFSYLTKHKRIHTGEKPYKCEECGKAFNWCSSLTKHKRIHTGEKPYKCEECGKAFHWCSPFVRHKKIHTGEKPYTCEECGKAFNRHSHLTKHKTIHTGKKPYQCKECGKAFNHCSLLTVHERTHTGEKPYKCEECGKAFNSSSILTEHKVIHSREKPYKCEKCDKVFKRFSYLTKHKRIHTGEKPYKCEECGKAFNWSSILTEHKRIHTGEKPYNCEECGKAFNRCSHLTRHKKIHTAVKRYKCEECGKAFKRCSHLNEHKRVQRGEKSCKYKKCGEAFNHCSNLTT; encoded by the exons GTCTTACTGTTTCTAAACCAGAACTGATTAGCTGTCTGGAGCAAAGACAGGAGCCCTGGAATGTGAAGAGACATGAGACCATAGCCAAACCCCCAG ctATATCTTCTCATTACCCTGAAGACTTTTTGCCAGAACAGGGCATGAAAGATTCATTCCAAAAAGTGATACTGAGAAGATATGGAAGCTGTGGACTTGAGGATTTACATTTAAGGAAAGGTGGGGAAAATGTGGGTGAGTATAAGGATCAAGAAAAAAGTTATAATGGACTTAACCAATGTTTGTCAACTCTACCTAGCAAAATTTTCCCATATAATAAATGTGTGAAAGCCTTTAGTAAATCATCAAATCTAAATAGACAAAACATAAGACATACTACAGAGAAACTTTTCAAATGTATACAATGTGGCAAAGTCTTTAAATCGCACTCAGGCCTTTCTTatcataagataattcataccgAAGAGAAACTCTGCATGTGTGAGGAATGTGGCAAAACCTTTAAGTGGTTCTCAtaccttactaaacataagagaattcacactggagagaaaccatacaaatgtgaagaatgtggcaaagcttttaactgGTGCTCGAGtcttactaaacataagagaatccatactggtgagaaaccctacaaatgtgaagaatgtggaaaagcctttcACTGGTGTTCGCCCTTTGTtagacataagaaaattcatactggagaaaagccatatacatgtgaagaatgtggcaaagcattTAACCGGCACTCACATCTCACCAAACATAAGACAATTCACACTGGAAAGAAACCCTACcaatgtaaagaatgtgggaaagcctttaacCACTGCTCACTACTTACTGTCCATGAGAGAACCCATAcgggagagaaaccctataaatgtgaagaatgtggcaaagcttttaactcATCATCGATTCTTACTGAACATAAGGTAATTCATAGcagagagaaaccctacaaatgtgaaaaatgtgacaAAGTCTTTAAGAGGTTCTCATACCTTACGAAACAcaagagaattcacactggagagaaaccctacaaatgtgaagaatgtggcaaagcttttaactgGTCCTCAATCCTTACTGAACAtaagagaattcacactggagagaaaccttacaactgtgaagaatgtggaaaagcctttaaTCGGTGCTCACACCTTACtagacataagaaaattcatactgcTGTCAAACGCtataaatgtgaagaatgtggcaaagcttttaaacGGTGCTCACATCTTAATGAACATAAGAGAGTTCAAAGAGGAGAGAAATCCTGCAAGTATAAAAAATGTGGAGAAGCTTTTAATCACTGCTCAAACCTTACTACATAA
- the ZNF682 gene encoding zinc finger protein 682 isoform X1, with translation MELLTFRDVTIEFSLEEWEFLKPAQQNLYRKVMLENYRNLVSLGLTVSKPELISCLEQRQEPWNVKRHETIAKPPAISSHYPEDFLPEQGMKDSFQKVILRRYGSCGLEDLHLRKGGENVGEYKDQEKSYNGLNQCLSTLPSKIFPYNKCVKAFSKSSNLNRQNIRHTTEKLFKCIQCGKVFKSHSGLSYHKIIHTEEKLCMCEECGKTFKWFSYLTKHKRIHTGEKPYKCEECGKAFNWCSSLTKHKRIHTGEKPYKCEECGKAFHWCSPFVRHKKIHTGEKPYTCEECGKAFNRHSHLTKHKTIHTGKKPYQCKECGKAFNHCSLLTVHERTHTGEKPYKCEECGKAFNSSSILTEHKVIHSREKPYKCEKCDKVFKRFSYLTKHKRIHTGEKPYKCEECGKAFNWSSILTEHKRIHTGEKPYNCEECGKAFNRCSHLTRHKKIHTAVKRYKCEECGKAFKRCSHLNEHKRVQRGEKSCKYKKCGEAFNHCSNLTT, from the exons GTCTTACTGTTTCTAAACCAGAACTGATTAGCTGTCTGGAGCAAAGACAGGAGCCCTGGAATGTGAAGAGACATGAGACCATAGCCAAACCCCCAG ctATATCTTCTCATTACCCTGAAGACTTTTTGCCAGAACAGGGCATGAAAGATTCATTCCAAAAAGTGATACTGAGAAGATATGGAAGCTGTGGACTTGAGGATTTACATTTAAGGAAAGGTGGGGAAAATGTGGGTGAGTATAAGGATCAAGAAAAAAGTTATAATGGACTTAACCAATGTTTGTCAACTCTACCTAGCAAAATTTTCCCATATAATAAATGTGTGAAAGCCTTTAGTAAATCATCAAATCTAAATAGACAAAACATAAGACATACTACAGAGAAACTTTTCAAATGTATACAATGTGGCAAAGTCTTTAAATCGCACTCAGGCCTTTCTTatcataagataattcataccgAAGAGAAACTCTGCATGTGTGAGGAATGTGGCAAAACCTTTAAGTGGTTCTCAtaccttactaaacataagagaattcacactggagagaaaccatacaaatgtgaagaatgtggcaaagcttttaactgGTGCTCGAGtcttactaaacataagagaatccatactggtgagaaaccctacaaatgtgaagaatgtggaaaagcctttcACTGGTGTTCGCCCTTTGTtagacataagaaaattcatactggagaaaagccatatacatgtgaagaatgtggcaaagcattTAACCGGCACTCACATCTCACCAAACATAAGACAATTCACACTGGAAAGAAACCCTACcaatgtaaagaatgtgggaaagcctttaacCACTGCTCACTACTTACTGTCCATGAGAGAACCCATAcgggagagaaaccctataaatgtgaagaatgtggcaaagcttttaactcATCATCGATTCTTACTGAACATAAGGTAATTCATAGcagagagaaaccctacaaatgtgaaaaatgtgacaAAGTCTTTAAGAGGTTCTCATACCTTACGAAACAcaagagaattcacactggagagaaaccctacaaatgtgaagaatgtggcaaagcttttaactgGTCCTCAATCCTTACTGAACAtaagagaattcacactggagagaaaccttacaactgtgaagaatgtggaaaagcctttaaTCGGTGCTCACACCTTACtagacataagaaaattcatactgcTGTCAAACGCtataaatgtgaagaatgtggcaaagcttttaaacGGTGCTCACATCTTAATGAACATAAGAGAGTTCAAAGAGGAGAGAAATCCTGCAAGTATAAAAAATGTGGAGAAGCTTTTAATCACTGCTCAAACCTTACTACATAA